The sequence CAGCCGCCACCGCGAGCGTCAATGGCCGCGCGCTGTCGAGCTGCGGTGCCGCACGCTCGAGCGCCGCTGCATCCGGGAAGACGACGAGGAGGCCACGGCCGAAACCGTCACGGCCGAGATGCGTGGTGGTGGTGGCCAGCGACGCGGGTCGCTCGGACAAGAGACGGCGAATGGCGCCCGTCTTGCCGCCGGCGCCGACGAAGGCGACGACGCCCCGCGAGGGCAGACCCAAGGCCTGCGCCAGCGAGCTCGTCGAGCTCGCACCTCTGCCCCGCCCCGGTCGCAGCGTCCCGCCTCAGGCCAGGGACTCGATGCAGCTCTGCATGCGCTTCAAGGCCTCGCGGATGTTGTCCTGCGAATTGGCGTAGGAAAGACGCAGATAGCCTTCCCCGTAGGCGCCGAAGGCCGTACCTGCCAGCGTCGCCACGCCTGCTTCCTGCAGCAGCAAGGACGCCAGCTCGGCGGATTTCTTCCCCGTCGCGGTGATGTTCGGGAAGACATAGAAAGCGCCCTGGGGCCGCAGGCAACGCACCTTCGGAATCGCGTTCAAACCATCCACGATGAGATCACGGCGCCGCCGGAACTCGGCCACCATGGCCTCCACCGCGTCCTGCGGCCCCTGCACCGCCGCCATGCCGGCCCGCTGCGTGAAGCTCGCGGTGCAGCTGTTGCAGTTGGTCATGAACTTGCCGATCATGTCGGCCACAGGTTGCGGTGCCACGGCGAAACCGAGACGCCAGCCGGTCATGGCGAAGGTCTTCGAGTGGCCATCCAGGAGAAGGGTGCGCTCCCGCATGCCCGGCACCGAGAGAATCGAATGATGCCCGCCGTCGTAGAGAATGCGGGCATAGATCTCGTCGGTGAGCACCCAGAAGTCGTGCTTCTGCGCCAGCTCCGCGATGCGCTCCGCATCGCGCTTCGGGATCACGCCGCCGGTGGGATTCGCCGGTGTGTTGAGGATGAGCATCTTGGTGCGCGGCCCCACCAGCGACTCGAGCTCGTCCAGGTCGAGGCTGAAGGCCTTGTCCTCGGACAGACGGATCGGCACCGGCTTGGCGTCCAGGTAGCGGATCACGGACTCGTAGATGGGGAAGCCCGGGTTCGGATAAATCACCTCGTCCCCCGGATCGACGAGCGCCATCAGACCGAAGAACAGCACCGGCTTACCTCCCGGGGTCATCACGACCTCTTCGGGTGCGACACGCACGCCGCGCATGGCGCCGGCGTACTCGGCGATGGCGGCGCGGACCTCTGGCAACCCCGCCGAGGGCCCGTAGTGGGTGAAACCTTCGCGCATCGCCTGGATGCCGGCCTCGACGATGTAAGCAGGTGTGTCGAAATCGGGCTCGCCGATCTCGAGGTGGACCACGTGGCGACCTTGTGCTTCCAGCGCCCGCGCCCGAGCCAGGACCTCGAAGGCCGTCTCCGTCCCCAGGCGTCCC is a genomic window of Candidatus Krumholzibacteriia bacterium containing:
- a CDS encoding pyridoxal phosphate-dependent aminotransferase yields the protein MQRLQMLAKATGRLGTETAFEVLARARALEAQGRHVVHLEIGEPDFDTPAYIVEAGIQAMREGFTHYGPSAGLPEVRAAIAEYAGAMRGVRVAPEEVVMTPGGKPVLFFGLMALVDPGDEVIYPNPGFPIYESVIRYLDAKPVPIRLSEDKAFSLDLDELESLVGPRTKMLILNTPANPTGGVIPKRDAERIAELAQKHDFWVLTDEIYARILYDGGHHSILSVPGMRERTLLLDGHSKTFAMTGWRLGFAVAPQPVADMIGKFMTNCNSCTASFTQRAGMAAVQGPQDAVEAMVAEFRRRRDLIVDGLNAIPKVRCLRPQGAFYVFPNITATGKKSAELASLLLQEAGVATLAGTAFGAYGEGYLRLSYANSQDNIREALKRMQSCIESLA